The DNA segment TGgccgcacaagaaatgacttcctccacttgtaatacagcaagcagactgcacaaccaccaccgccattGGCCGACCACTTTACGTCTTCAGAaccctacgggactacgccgaaatgatgccgctctgctttgccgtttatggctaaaagtggctttcacaaagtcattctcctatCGAATTGAAATGTCTGACAACCCGTTTTTTGACAACTGTGGTAGAGAAGAGACACTGCAGCACAttttctgcgactgtcctcgctacaatgcgcagagaaaatcactcgcagtcgctctcGCTCGTATAGATCCCAGACGGATGACGGCAGAAatcattctggaatgtcgtcctgagaggtcatcgcgggtgaaggtgacgaaggcagtgctcaacttcttgaaggtaTCAGACTTGCActggcggttatagactaacgacgttagcatgactgttAGATGTGTGtaactttttgtgcgtgcgtgctctcccaTCCCTTCCCTCAGTGCAGGGTATCATAACGGTATCATAATTTctcaacatccctgcctttcctttctatcCCGTTCCTTCATTGCTTACCAGCAGGGGGTTCTGGCGTCTATTTGGCACAGAAGCCGACTAAAATTGCATGTGTCAAGACTGTGGTGCGTTATCCACGAATAAGTCGATTTTGATTGCAGTTCAGTATGTTATATTTAACCGAACGTTGCCGGGCTATTCAAAAAACTTCAGTATCAAGTAGCACCAGTCGAACAGGAGGTCACACGGGAGAAAAAGTTCTAAGGATGGGACATTTGTTTTCAGGGCAACAGCCATGCTCTGCGTGTTCCTTTAGTGCACAGTGCGACATGTCAATTATATGGTGTGTGCACACTTCAGAGTGCATAAATGACGtgaaaactgatttttttattgAGCTTCAGAGCACAGTTCCACGTTTTTGCCTTCCTTAAGCACTGTGATTATACCGGTACCTTGCGGGGGTACTGGTGTTGAACGAGACATCGATTGATGCtcaagggttaaaaatacaacGAGAACGTGGGGTTCGTGTTCCAGCTTTATTGAACATGATCTGACGAAGGCTGCTTGCTTTTAGAGCACAATTCTTTAAAGTCTCTAGCatgacctgaaaaaaaaaagcgcaggcaATAAGTGAGGAACAGTGAGATTGAAAAAGTGCTTGACATGTTCAGTTTAAGAATCGCTAAAtattacacacacgcacacgcacgcacacacacacacaccgcacgcACACACTGCTGAAGGGAAAAACAAAAGATAATTTAATATGGAAGCCTTATTTTACATCACGTACATGTTTGAGGACCTCCGTAATTCTTGATGTAGCGGTGTCTGGGGGTTTATGATCTTGAAGTGGTAGCACtgcgaagaaaataaaaacaggaGGGAAATGAGAGCATTCGCCTAACTGTATCTACCATAGAGACAGCCCTTTCACAATCAGTGTCCCAGAGTTATCTGCTAGGCCATACTCCAGGTACAGCACATACCCAAAAACCAAGTTATTGTATGTTCACAAATTTATCCTGTGAGGCGACGATAACGAATACCATACCAATGTTTACATGAATAGTAACCTTTGTTTTTTAGCAGAAAGGGACAGCTTCCTATCCAGTGGAAAAAGAACTATGTCAGCGTTTGCCGCACTAGACGGGATCTCGGTCGCAGTATATCGTATTCTAGTTACAAAATACATTACGGTCAGTTAACTAAGGAACAATTCAGTTACACAGTCTCATTAATAAGCTTCACAGTAGTAAGTGAATAATTATTGTCTTTGTGCTAAATGATTCTTGCTCACTATACGTATGTAGTCGTAAAGACAGTGAGGATCGCTTCATTTTCTGGGAATTTCCGTCAGTTCCTACAGTCACACCTTCTGCAAGCTCAATCTGTCCATTGCTCTCGCGGGGAAACCATCGTTTTTGCACCCATGAGCTTCCACCTTTCACCGCAGAAGCACTTGCAGGACCATACCTAGTGACAAGGAAGTGTCTGATATTCTTTGAGCTATTCTGCGGGAGATTGGCCCAAGTGACATCTGGTAAACACGATACTAGAAAGAGACGCTCGGGCCGAGCAATTGCAGGCCAGGTCGGCCAGGCTAACACCAGCCTGtagcaacatcaccaccaccactaccatccTATAGTCACACTGGTATATCTGCAAACTCTCTCAGACGGCAAACTGAGAGCTCATGCTGAGTTCTGGAATGTTAAAGACCCCTCTAATATTAACCTACTTTGAAGACAAAAGCTTTCTACATGAGATGCCTGGGACGCGTTAGACAATGCGTGGTACAACGAGCGGACTACTAAGATATAATTGTTTGACTGAGTATGGTTTTCTCTAAACGTGAAAAGTGAGGTTTCACTGGACACACTTCTAACACCGCTTATCACTGGCATTGGCAGTACACAGTttcgtagtgtgtgtgtgtgtgtgtgtgtgtgtgtgtgtgtgtgtgagtgtgagagagagagagagagagaagagaaatgaCATTTAATTGTCCACAATAAACTTCCGAGCGCTTTGCCATCACGCTTCAGATTTCGTTGCAACACTTTCTGATTCTGATAAGCGGTCTATGGTAACCTCACCAAAGAGTTAATGTTCACGGTAACCTCAGGCGCTAAGACAAATATGAATACCAAAATTCACTTGTTCCTAGTGATACCCCATCAAATAGAGCTGGGCCTTTATACTCAGAATGGCCTTACTTTTAGCTAGGAAGCTGAATATGTTTGATTTGAAGGTTGCTACGAAGTTCAGGTATATAGAGTTTGCAGGTTGAACAATGACTTTCGTGCGTTAGGTGCATATCCTTTCTAATGCGCAATCAACAAGAATGTTCTCAACCTAACAGGCGTGAATAAGCGCCGCTGCTCATGTATTGCGTGTCTTATCTATATTTAAGTGAATTGAAGTTCAGTAACTGTGATTTTTGCTAGTGTGCTGTACATTATTCAACATGTATATTTGTTTACACTTAATAAATGATAACATATAGACTAACTTTAGTGTATACTGTTCGCTTAATGACTAGTATTGTCGCGCAACTACTCTTGTCACAGTCATTTTTCGTATACTTTTGTTGACCTTTCACTATCCTGAAAGCAGAGTGTCACATTAGCATGCACATACTTGGCCAACAATCTCTGCATTTTTGCAGAATAAATGTAGTGCTACTACTAGCGTACTTTGAAAATATCTTATAAGCTCATGCTTTTCGAAGATAAAGCGATGGATTTGACCATTACTCTAAGCGGTAAAATATGCGTGGCCGAGAGATTTTCTGTTTTAGAAGCATCGTTCCTTTCTAAGCTAGGAAAAATATGAATACCGTACGTTGCCAACTCacctttcaaataaataaataaataaataaataaataaataaataaataaataaataaataaataaaaataaagcgcagcttgcactagtcgcgcaaggctggaaccaacagcgaaGCTAGTGTTTGACCTAGCTTTTTTAAAGTCTTTGctgatgccaagcttttgctagagatgctaagtttttgcCATTAGTACTAAGTACGGTTAGGCTTGGCTGTCCTTCTCCGGTTTCgatcggttccccacactacgcatgcgtcacgtggttttggcggaaacatgccacgtgactagctgttatgtGATGGGATTTTCGTCACGTGACTACTGTTCTTTCAGTTGTGGCCCGTCGTTGCTTTTCAAGAGGTAGAGACACACTTGCAAGAACAGCATACCCGAAGGAGCAAAGAGTACGCAATCGAAATAACGCTCTTACGATGGTGCACTGCCAGCTGAAACACCCATGCCGGCGCCGGTCCCAGCGGAGCCAACGGAGCCAACAGGGCCAGCGAAACCAGTGAGGCCAGCGGGGCCAGCGGAACCAGCGGGGCCAGTGGTACCGGTGACTCCAGAGGCTCCAACACCTCCTCGTGCCGTGCCAAAGCTACCCAAACCAGAGGTTCCAGATAGTTCAGGATAAGTGTAATAGACTCCGTTGCTGCCACCAGCAGTGCCACCAGCGTTGCCACTTGTATAGCCACTAGTGAAGCTAGGCACGGTGTAGTATCCACTGTTTGGATACACATTGCCATAGCCATAGCCATAGCCATTGTCATAGCCATAACCAGGGTACACGCCGTATCCACCGCCGTATCCACCGCCGTATCCACCGCCGTATCCACCGCCGTATCCACCATTGTATCCACCATTGTATACACCGCCGTATCCGCCCCCGTACGAAGATCCGAAACCTCCGTATCCACCATAAGGATAACCTGCATAACCACCATAACTACCGAAACCGGTATTCCATCCAGGATAACCTGCGAGTGAAAATAATGTAAAATATTAATAAATTGAGTGAATGCGCAATGACAGCTAAAATACCACTTCTAAACTCCAGAATGAACCGTAAAATTCTAGTCATGAATATATTATGTATGCTAAAAAACTAGTGACTACTATTGAACGGAGGAAAGTAAAAAAGATGGAATAGGCAATATTTGCATTCCGTTTTTTTCTCCAGATGTATGAATACGCACGTTCAGCGAAAATATCCTGCTCCGCTTAAGCACCTGTAGGCGCTTGTCGAAGTGAACAGAAATATTTGGGTGTCTTTTCACCAGAAGCTGATTTTGAGGATAACATTACCGTAAAGAAATATTCGGCTGCAGCCGACACGGTGTTATCAAGCGCCATTTAGCGTCCTAGAAGGGTGGCAAAACACGCACGGTGTGCGCAGCATTTGAATTTTTTTTGTAATACGCTGGATTTACGTTGCACCCCGAAAACCTTTAAACAGTTTTATGcgtattgaacatctcttgtgccactgcccCCAATTTCAtcaagatcgccggactctccagtagTGCCTTGATTAGACTTGATGATCGGCTTCTTACTggaggaaagatcttgggagcctggtcgcacagcacatcagcccagaaatcTAGaagagccctcctgcagtacttgaaggcaacagcagttgagcgaccgcctgtgaaaccctgcactgtgtgtgtgttgtggaatGTGTCTCTCCTTCTCTTACTCTTTtgctcccttattcccctccaACACAGTGTAGGGTAGCAGACTGGACATATATAGTTACCCTCCCTACCTTTCCTGCATTCCTTCTCACTCTCTCTTATGCCTATTTACAGAAACCGCCGTGAAAAAATGGACGTAATAATTGAGTAATGAAACCTTGAGCAGCCTACTTCTACTTTGTTGCATTTCTGAGTGTCATAAGCCATAAATTACGGTTTTCACGAAATCGTGTGTGCATTATGTGTCAGAGGATGTTATCGTGCTAAAGCGGTGGTATGGTGAACGAAGTAGCCAGGTCAACGTATTGAATAGCCTTATTATCGAGCAATATGAAATATTACCGATTACCTCACCAGTATCGAGTTGTTTCTCCGTACAGTACAACAAATTTTACGTTGATCTCATAATTACTGCAATATAACACGCTAGTATgatttccttggcttcgttaaCTTGTGTCTTACAACAAACAAGAAGGGCCCCTAGATTCATTCCCCTTCGTTTGTTCAGTTGCCTGAGAAGCGTAATTaccgctgtgaatttttttccatACAGCTTGAAAGAGAAGCTACTGAAGGATTTCTTAAACTTATTTTAACAATCCATAGGCACTGCAGTCTACCTGAGCAAATAAATGTGAATGATCAAGTGAGGTTAGTATGTTCTGCGCAGGCACTGGCGGTACAGATATAGTGCGTGAGGAAGTGTCCGTGGCTGGACTAAATAAATTTCATTAGTTTGTTCTGCCTGTCTTGTTATATTGAGCTATGCTGTGACCGGCTTCGTGGGCTACAAGAATTGGTACAATAAGAAAAGCTGCGCGATTGTTAGATGGTCGCAGTGTCATTCACTTCTAACGCTCACCCTGTCCAGCGTTAATTTCGTTAATCCAGACGAAGCCCGGATAACTTATTTTCAcgtactatacagggtgtttcaagaaatgtgtccaaccttctaaaaaaatcaggaaaatgcgatatttgctcgggactttcagaattgcttttcctgtagcggcaggaatcttaagttGGTTAAGGGCATCATTTAggatagtaattaagaaagttacattaattaagtttttaattagtggagttaggtgattgtgtcaaatgggagaattgaagttcttcatgccaggaacccatccgagcctttgagatttcgaaaaagcgtcctctagtaattgttgtggcgtaatgaagttcaacgaaatgcaaaggctttcaacagcgaaagccatcggattcggttgaatttcattacttcgtaattattactagaggcccctttttcgaaatctcaatgttgggatgggtttctggcacgaagatcttcaattccccaatttgacacaaccacctaactccactaattaaaaagttaattaatttaacttttttaattacagtcccaaataatttctttaaccatcttaagatgcctagcgctatagaaaaagtcattcactcattttggacgtctcagagggatatggcagttgcgttcttccatgtttctgtttagatttcgccattgaatttggttgaatttcattactttgtaattattactagatgccactttttcgaaacctcaaagttgggttgggtttctggcatgaagaacttcaattctcccgtttgacacaaccacctaacaccattaattaaaaagttatttatttaacttttttaattacagtcccaaataatttctttaaccacctTAAAATccatgccactacagaaaaaccaattctgaaggcagcaatcaaatatcgcttttccctgattttttagaaggttggacacatttcttgaaacaccctgtatatagaaTACGTGTCAACAGCGCATGATTATCAGAAATACGTGACAGCTAGTAGAGCGGTAACCGCCGAagtactaattttttttttcatgaaatgtGTACGTTGGAGAGGTTGCCATCACTGGTGGCGCCCACTACTCCTCTTTTTGGGAAACTGTGGAGACAGCATAGACATGCCAGCATTCTTTACGCGTACGGAACAAATTCACGGTACATGGTCTGCGTAAATTCGCATCACTGGTTGAGCAAACGGTGCAAAGGGAAGGTATTCATATTTGAAGCGGCACACATTTGTTGTCTCTCATATAGAACTCATTTGGTCGAGTAACTCCTGATGACTTGATCCGCCGTTGTGACATAGCAGAGATAGGGCTGAGTACGAGGATGCGCGTACGAACCTCACCATGGCGGCCATGTATCGATGCCAGTAGATCGGGAAAATGtccttgtgcttagatttacgccaggttgtcaaaattaatcAACACTTTCTCATTATTGCGAGCCTCATAATGTTATCGCCGTTTTGGCACGTCAAATCCCAGAACTTTCGAAAAATGATTCCCCGATTACTGGAATCTTTTCATGAGCTTATTCTTACATCTCTTACCACTCCTCTCCCGTGCATTATTGAAGCAGGGTTAATAAAAATCTACAAACTTAATTGCGCGTTATCAGTAAACAGAATATGTCCTAGGCAACCATCCCTACTTATCAGCACTCGCGGGGAGATGCTTGTTGTGTTCTTGTATTTAGCAGAGCACACGAAAAATTTAAACGAGTTATATTTAGCGATGTTTAGCGTGGTTTGTTTTTTCGTTCGAAGAGTTGCTTTTATAGTGGGATGAACTAACACTAAGCATATTTTGCGCTTTAAAAAAGCAATTGCTTTCTACTGAGGCATACATTGAGTACTGGAATTCGCGACAGGTTCGCGAGGCATCGCGAACCTATGTTTTAAGAATGCCCTAACCAAATCATGTCACCACAAGATGGCGTCCAGTTTTGAGACCCAATGCAGGCGGCTTACCGAAGTCGGCTACCCAGTTATGTTACAGGTATCTGTTGCCGAACGCATTCTGAAAGATTCGCGTAAAGAAAACAGGCAAGAAGGTTGGGAGGGCTTGGGTTTCAAGGTAGGCGTGATCCCGTATATGCACACTATTTcgcacaatttgaaaaaagtaGCCCGTGGAGCTAatgtccgcgtcgttttttcaGCGCCCAAAAAACTGCGGAGCTTTGCAGGTTGACGAGCCCAAATAAAGTCGCTCACTTACCTTGTGACAAGAAACATCGAGTTAGATTTGTTGACTGCGAGTGCTGTGTAGTCTACAAGTTTTCCTTATCGTGCGGGAAATACTATATTGGACAGACCAAGAGGTGTCTAAATGATAGACTTCGCGAGCACAGCTATAATGCGAGAATTAGTCTTTCAGCGGGAGGGTTCCTAGCAGCGCAGTGCAAGAGGTGTGGGTGTTCCGCTAATCTGCATGGCTGTGTAGTTATCGGCCGGTTTAGAAATCAGATTGCACGTGAAATAAAAGAAGCCGAAGCTATAGCAGAATTGGCAGACTTGTTTGTAAGCTCGCCGTCAATTGCTTGAACGGAAAAGGAAATGACGTTTTTTGGTTCAGGGTCACGTGCTGGATGAGTTGTGTTGTTTGCGCATGTATAAGATGGGTGTGAAGGACAtgataaacagttggaagttcaGAGCCTACCTGTCCCTTTTTTGCGTGTCATGTCTAGTTCTcgtatgtaccgcgctaatacaagctAAGGTATTGCCACTGACCACGTTATTTGTATGTTGTTGTGGCTGGAAAGCACTAATATATTTTTTAAttagaacacccacattgtttaAGTTTTACTAAGCTAAGCTAACCAGCTTCAACTCAAGCAATGTCATGTTACAAATTATTGCTAAAGGTTGAGCGCCCTTTAGTTTGTTCGTATTTTCTAGAATGGCGCGTATCGCGCAGAAGTTACTATCAGCTGCTTTTGTTAGACATGTTTTTGAACTTTTGGGGAAGATTTTTGGTACGTTATTTAAACgcacataaactagtagtggctAGAATTCCATCCGCAGAAATTATTTTGATGCATCTAACTTGTGTCAGCGATTCTTATCGAAGTTTTTCGACAACAGCTGACATCGCCTTACTGAGCGTTTCTTAAATAATGATTAGTGACAACTCATGCAACCTCTCATGTATTCTCAACATGCATTTGACGCGATTGATATGAGGCACTGCTATTcatgcaaaaataaaatgtgcaGAAGCGTATGTACCGCAATGGGGTGGCTGCAgtattttgctttgttttctatTAATTAACACTAAAAAACTTGCTCTCAATTTTTTGTCGCATTATACTGCATGTTTTGCCTTTCGCGACATCTCAGTATATATTACTACATACACATACGTTTGAAGGACTTGTAATTGCTTGTATGATTGATGCGTACGCCATTTatgccttttttatttattgtggGTCCTTAAGATACCGAAGTTATAGTGAGGTGGATAGTAGGTAGTAGTAGGTGGATAGtcggcgtgaaaaaaaaaaaaaagagccgtgcCGGGTTTCATAATCAACAGAAAAACCTACAGAAAAGCATGACGATGACATCTAGCGGCATCATAGTGCGACCTCCTgaggacgtcacatgatgacgtcattatgtggcGTCACCGCTCACTCGGAGAAGGTCACGCGAGTTTTCAGTTCTTGCACGAATGCGGACGGACGCCGCAAAATGAAGCAGGTATGTCGTTTACAGCTTAGCTGTAATAAATTGTGGTTTTGCGAAAACGGTGCGAAAATATTTCTTACCATAGCCTTGGCTCCTTACTCCCACACCAGCAGTTCCACCGACGTTCAAGCCCGCCGTTCCACCAACTGAGGCGGTAAAGCCTGGGGCTCCGCTAGGACCAACTCTGTCAACGCCGGCATAGAGGTTAGCGTTTGCTCTGCCTCCAGCATTTAGGTCAGTGCCCAGCCGTCCTCTCCGCGCACTTGACAAGACGGCTGCATCAAAAGCACACGCGATGTAGGCGTATTGTGCCCCATCAGTGATATTAAAGAGAAAAATAAGCGTTGCATGCAATTATATTAGCGGGCTGCTCTGACAGAACAACTAACTCTGTGGTATCACAGTCCGATGAGCCAGAAAAAGCCGCATCCGGTAACGCGCAAAATCAGTGAAAACACAACGCGAGTGTTTCCGAACAGTATGTATGGCATCCCTCGGTTAAAAGTGCCTTTTAGCCAGCCCCTTTTGCACCATTCTGGAGAACCTAGGTGCGTGGCTGAAAATCAAAGTTCGTAATGACGGTAATTTTTGTGGCAGCAGCTCAGCTGGTGACACCGTCTGTCGATGATTGCCGTTCTTTGCCGTCATATATGTAGTGTGCTGCAGTTTCGTTACTATTTTGTTGCTTCCGAGCGCGAAATTTTAAGTGCAATGATTTTGTGCATATGAACAATTGCAATGTTTTTAGTGGCTTTTAGCGATTTACTTTTCTGCGTTTCGAATGCGGTGTGCTGCGCTGACAGCCGCCGattctcttaatcatatcgtacGTGGTGTTGACTTGTAAAATCCCAAATTTTATTATTATAGGTTCGGATATCGTCACAATGTACCCGATTTATATTTCGGGAAAATCGCATTTTTATTATTAGTAAGAGCTGtgaaaaatattcaaaaaaataaaacaaaagcaaTACGACCGAGATGTCCTTTGTAGATAAACTTAAACTGCGTAATAAGTCAATGATATGTCGATAGGTTGCGCCCCATTCGTTCGGTTCATATGACAAGccacccccccccgccccacacacacaccacttgCCACTCCCTTCAATCAGGTGCCCATTGTTATAGTAACGTAGTGTGTCATAACAAAATGTTGGCTCTTTGACAGCCAACAACGTTATTACGGAAAAGGACACTGACACCGATTAAGCTGGCTTGATTGCAACATTTCAGTTGGGTTTCACCGTGAGTGTTTAGGTTAGAATAGCTTTTCtcaaccaaaccaaaccaaacacacctgaccccccctcctcctctcttaaAAAAATAAGGACACTTGATGAGCATAGCGGAGGCATTATTGTGCATACGTCATATACAGGTGGCATGAGTTAAAGGTGACGATAGTATTGGCCATAACGCGGAAAAAAGTACAAAGGCTATCATTGTGCTTGAGCTTCTGGGATGGTATTTTGAGGACCTATAGTTCCATCGAAATTTCAAACTCGGGATGATTGTGTTATTCCGTTCTCTGCATACGTAGGTTCATCTGTCTGGATATTATTATCGGTCGTCCCTTTGAACGTATACTCCTATTTATTGTATCTTGAAAGTCAATACGAGTGCTACTCTGAGCCGCCGACACCTCGCGACAACTTCACTACAACGCGTTTAATTGCTGCTCTGGACCGCTTTCACATTTCGCCGGTTTTACGACTATTGTAGGCATCATAAATGGAAAATGTTTGGACGGAGACTCCCTCCTTCTTTGCAGCCTTCTCGGAATCCTCCCGCAAGTGGCATGCACAAGACTATTTTTCGGTGGGgaaggggttggggggggggagtAGTAGAAGACAAGTTGATCATGAAGTTGGGGCTAGCAAGGGCTGTCTCGTGTCATCTTAGGCTGTATTTACTGGCATGCAAATCAAGCAGAAATGGACTTTTCAATATAGGAGTCAAACATTATGCACTCTGTAATAAGGCTGCTTAATGGTTTAACGAAATCGCATTATCAATAAAGCGACAGAATGCAATCAATAACAACTATGTTAATAGAAGATGAAAACA comes from the Rhipicephalus sanguineus isolate Rsan-2018 chromosome 6, BIME_Rsan_1.4, whole genome shotgun sequence genome and includes:
- the LOC119396129 gene encoding pupal cuticle protein Edg-91, which gives rise to MKAFIAICLLSTAVLSSARRGRLGTDLNAGGRANANLYAGVDRVGPSGAPGFTASVGGTAGLNVGGTAGVGVRSQGYGYPGWNTGFGSYGGYAGYPYGGYGGFGSSYGGGYGGVYNGGYNGGYGGGYGGGYGGGYGGGYGVYPGYGYDNGYGYGYGNVYPNSGYYTVPSFTSGYTSGNAGGTAGGSNGVYYTYPELSGTSGLGSFGTARGGVGASGVTGTTGPAGSAGPAGLTGFAGPVGSVGSAGTGAGMGVSAGSAPSATTSRS